In Oryza sativa Japonica Group chromosome 2, ASM3414082v1, the following are encoded in one genomic region:
- the LOC4328953 gene encoding probable WRKY transcription factor 27 has product MEEELCGNNWDLDAVVRLGCCRRRISPAAVAQQVDPFASFLQQGVAMEVAAEKEVGVEAAWSFPELTVRDGGGGGLGRDADELLKAFCAAFPSSSSSKSSPLPTPPPPPPTQPQPEQQKPVTVQENLPAPTTAPARASQPAAARQVPAGGVPRSKRRKNQQKKVVRHVPADGVSADVWAWRKYGQKPIKGSPYPRGYYRCSSSKGCPARKQVERSRSDPNTFILTYTGEHNHSAPTHRNSLAGTTRNKLPSSSAASAASAQPQPPPPSVVVVGAGGGGAEAAGLSPTTPLRTPSMEEDEEEEEEEELLVEDMEMAGEDELLFLNGGDDNAALDGTPMSSLFDIADEPFLPSPWTEPTAAGS; this is encoded by the exons atggaggaggagctctgcggCAACAACTGGgacctcgacgccgtcgtccgCCTCGGCTGCTGCCGACGGAGGAtctctccggcggcggtggcgcagcaGGTGGATCCGTTCGCGTCGTTCTTGCAGCAGGGGGTGGCGATGGAGGTTGCGGCGGAGAAGGAGGTCGGGGTGGAGGCTGCGTGGAGCTTCCCGGAGCTGACGGtcagggacggcggcggcggcgggctcggccgcgacgccgacgagctcctcaaGGCGTTCTGCGCCgcctttccttcttcttcctcgtcgaAGTCGTCGCCTCTgccgacgcctcctcctcctcctccgacgcaGCCGCAGCCAGAGCAGCAGAAACCGGTGACGGTGCAGGAGAATCTACCGGCTCCGACGACGGCTCCGGCGAGGGCgtcgcagccggcggcggcgaggcaggtgCCAGCTGGCGGCGTGCCTAGATCCAAGAGGAG GAAGAACCAGCAGAAGAAGGTGGTGCGGCACGTGCCGGCGGACGGCGTGTCGGCCGACGTGTGGGCGTGGCGGAAGTACGGACAGAAGCCCATCAAGGGCTCACCCTACCCAAG GGGGTACTACCGGTGCAGTAGCTCGAAGGGGTGCCCGGCGAGGAAGCAGGTGGAGAGGAGCCGCTCCGACCCCAACACCTTCATCCTCACCTACACCGGCGAGCACAACCACTCGGCGCCCACCCACCGCAACTCGCTCGCCGGCACCACCCGCAACAagctcccttcctcctccgccgcctccgccgcctccgcgcagccccagccgccgccgccgtcggtggtggtggtcggcgcCGGGGGTGGTGGAGCCGAGGCGGCGGGGCTCTCCCCGACCACACCGCTGCGGACGCCGTccatggaggaggacgaggaggaggaggaggaggaagagctgcTCGTGGAGGACATGGAGATGGCCGGCGAGGACGAGCTCCTCTTCctcaacggcggcgacgacaacgcCGCATTGGATGGCACCCCCATGTCCTCCCTCTTCGACATCGCCGACGAGCCCTTCTTGCCCTCGCCATGGAcggagcccaccgccgccggcagctAG